A stretch of DNA from Salvelinus sp. IW2-2015 linkage group LG20, ASM291031v2, whole genome shotgun sequence:
CCTATTACTTTCAATTAAATATTACTATTAAAACATTTGAGTTAATAAGTGATATATTATAATTTACGTTGATGCTAAACACACTTCAGTTCTCTATGCATGCATTTGATACCATTATCAGGTAACGTGGACATGGAGTTATTTTCTCCAACCATGGAACTACTTTGAGCAGAAGGACACAGCGACACTGAGCGTACCTTAAGTGCATCAGCATCACTGGTGGAGCCCTTCACGATGCCCAGCTGTTTGAGTTGGCGTCCCAGCAGAGCCAACATGGTGCTGTAGATGTGGTCCAGACTGACTCCTGGggagcacagagacagacaggccttCTGCACCTCCAACACCCCCTCATACAACTCTGCCTGGGCAGGGCTGAACCTGGGCTCACCATGCAAGAGAGGGGTAGAAAAGGAGACTTCATTaaaaggatggagagaaggagcgaATATCCAAAATGGTATCTCTGTTGATGCAACTTACTTTCCGTTCACCGGCCAGGTGCGAGTAATATCACTGACAtaacaaaagtattcacaccctccATCAAGTAGCACCATCTCCCCATtctgagagaaagaaaagacaagGAATTMYGCAAAGTCTTGTTTGTCTGGACACAGACAGAGTTACTGGTATAGATGTAGTATGTACCATCGTGGCAAACCTGGGGTGTTAATAATTCTAAAACTTCTGACCTCAGAATTGTGTGCCCACATTCAGCAGCAACATTACATATGTCCCTTCACCTTGACAATCTGGTTGTTGTTTATGTAATGAAGTGTATTGGCTCGGTTTCCACCAGCAACCACAGGAGGATAGGCCAAMAAATTGGCTCCATGGGCACGGCACTCAAAATCAAACTAGGATTGAGAAAGAGATTCACATTAACATTTCATCATAATTGTTGCTACCATAGGTGTTAAACCATATGACAACACACCATAATTATAAAGTGTCTAAAGACCTGAAACTCACTTTAGCATACAGTAGAGCTTCATCAATGTCCCCATGAGACATACCCATAGTCTTCTTGAATGCCTGAAAGAGGGGATGCAGAGGGTTTACGTGAACAGTTGAGAGTGCTTCACTCATGGCGTGTGTGAGGTGACTCACCTGTGCTGTGATGCGACCAGCCTCCTTCATAAGAGCCACCTCGGCTGGGCTCTTGAGGGCCCTGAGGGAGTGTGTAAGGGGTCTGAGAGAGCGCACCATGGGCCCCCCTTCCAACAGGGGCCAAACATGGGTCTGGTGGAGCCCAGGGTGGCAGGGCTTGGAGCCATCATACCACACAGTGCTACCTGAGAGAGCGGGAACAATCAGAGTAAAATTGTTAGTGATatagtttgtctaatttcttTACATCACTTTGAAATGGTTCAAACAGTTGCATTTGTTCAGAATGAAAATTTGATCCACAATTTGGAGCTACGTTCCTCAGGCTTTTAATCCCTAATCTTTCATCCCAAGAGTAACATTTACTCTAAAATATGTATGTTCAAATGACTTTCCCCTAGTTACCCCCTACCTTTAAGGCTTTTGAGTACAAGTCCCAACTCTTCTGTGCAGTGGACCCTCTCCATCCCCGTCAACGCTGCCGCACCGTCCTTCCCTGACCTGGGCCCATCCCACAGCTCCCTGGCCGGGTCCCTGCGGGGTACAAAGAGGATGGCTTGGTCCGGGCGGCCGGTACCACACAGAACCAGGGCGCTGTCTGGCTCAAGGATGCCTGTGAGGTAGAGGAAGTCCTGGTTCTGGTGGAAGGGGTAGGGGATGTCATTGGTCATGTAGCGGATTGGGTGGGAGAGGACAATGACGAGGTGTTTGTTGGACGAAGCAGTGGGTCCCAGCCGATCTGCCTGAACCTCGATTAGAGAGGCCAGTCTTTGCCGACGGAGATCAAACTCTGTTTGGGTTAAGCCAGGGGTCACCTCACCtgtgacagagagcaggaagGGGAAGAAGTTATAAACCCACCATTCAAAACTCCCTGAAGCGACTGCACTGTACTCAGTGCAACAGTATTCATAGCCATAGTTTGTGGTTGTGAATAAGATAACAATGAGCTTTGATTTCAGGTAAATGCTGTAGAGTAACTGATTGGCAGAAATGGGACATAGCTGTATGCCCATGAGTACATAAACCATTTTTTATGAAGTGTGGATGAGTGAAGGGGCTTAGCTGGCCGAGGTATCTTGGTGGAACCTTCTGCGGTTTCCACCCTCCTGGTTTAACGGAGACATTCCGGCATGGGCACCACAGATGACCTGCAGAGAGGTTACCAGTGAGGGGAAAGTTTGCTAATAAATTCAGTTCTTTTTCACCTAGGTCTTAAAGAATCTTCCACAATCAGCTGGCCATACAAATCTACATTATTTAAGACTTATACATGACATTATAAGTTGATCCTATAATAAAGGTATGACATATTATTGGGGAATAACATGCATTATGCCTTCCATCTTGCTGAGGCAAGCATTTGTGTTATACAATGTGAAATTAGCTTGCATAAATCatggggaagatctcaattgcatactccacGCGTCCTCTAaaccccattggatgagaaagcaagaggtccctcccctcggaccttctcctccaataggaTTTGAGAAAAGGACGCCAGGAGTAAACAATTGCGATCATGACCCTGACTACAGTAGTAAGATAAGCTAATTTGTCTGGACAGTGGCAAGATATAAAAATGACCTTCTACCATTGtaataaattaaatacaaataaccAAATATTTCACCACTCACCTTGACTCCAAAACTTTGAGTGTGACACCAATTGGGTAGCGGATCTGGTCAAAATGTTAGATGAGGGCAACATTGTTGCAAGTCGGTCAGACTATCAGCGACAGTTAACTCCCATCATCATGATGCCACAAGTGGTGGCGCTAAATTCTATTGAGGTTTACACAATTACATCTAATATAAATACTTTAGCAGACTAAAAATCAAACAAACTATATAAAACGACTACCTCTTCATACGACAGCCAACATGTAGGAATTTGTGACTATATCATGTCGATAAATGCGTCTGTCCGTCTGCCGTGCTTGTGAGGTGACAAGTTTCAGCCTCCCCTGTAAGACAATCGTTACCATTGGTGGAAATATWATATTAGGTTTTTTGATTGGATAGCAATTATATGACCTCTTTTGTTTGCGACTTGATCCATTCACGCAGGACCTCATCGCTTGTTTTGTTTGTCATATGTTTCTATCTAATTAATGCCTGcgttaaaaaattaaaaaatctacGGAACAACATACGATTGTTGTGGAYGCTTGGTTGCACCCCTCTACTCGAAGCTACCCGTCGTTGAAGAGCTGTCTGGTCATACAGGTAGCTAATATAACCCTCATATACTGTGTTTTATTGGAAATAATTAGCCTTTCTggtttgttttctctttattttatCATGCATTCAAATAATCCCCACGGCATGACTAACTCGACAGAATTCCAGAATATTCTATCCTCACAATCCATGCTACATTTCTGCACGTGCCCTGGGACAAACTATGTTTTCTGAGATAAAGGAGTTAGCTAGTTTACTAATAATAGTAAATGAGGCTGTGCAGCACAAGTGTATGCTATCAATGTTCATATttaactagctacctagctagcagtTTCATTTTTACTTCCTCGCACTTTCTTGTTGTGTAGCGTGTGCTGGACCTGTGAAGTGAGAATGGACCCGCGGAAAGTGCATGAGTTGAAGGCCTTCGTGAAGTTGTGCGACGAAAATCCCTCCATATTGCACCTTCCCGATCTCGGCTTCCTCCGGGCCTGGTTGCAAGGGTCAGTTGATAATCCTTCTGTTTATCGCATAGCGTCAAGCGTGCACTTGCTCTTTATCGTCAAAATTAGCGGGCCACTATCTGTTAGGATTCGGATCAACCCATGTTCAAAACCCGGTTTATTCCTCGGATATCAAGAGTATTAGAGTTAAATGAATGAAGTCATTGTTAATGCAtttgtgtgatttttgttgttgccaaTTCTCCAACTACCCTGAACGGGAATGCCGCAGTTACACCCACTCGCTGCTGCTAAGTATCAGgcatatttctctctgtctgataAGTCAGTACAACGTACTTTATtaattgaataaaaaatataaattccAACTGTACTAAGTAATACACCAACATGTACTGGCAGTAGTTGGCAAAATTGAAAGGCTTATATTGGAAACATTTAAAGAAGATACTCTGTTTTTCAGAATGGGAGCTACAATTCCACAAGCCCCCCAAAATGACTCTTCATGCAAGGTATAAGTATGACTTGTTTCATATATCCATCCAGTTGCTATATTTGACAGCCTACCAGTACAGTTCAGCCAATAAAACAAATTCATTTCAGGGTGGGTGTCCATGTGCTGGCGCTCCTCCCCCTGCCTCTGCTCCTGAGCCCAATGCCCCCTCTGAGAGTGAGGAGAGTGAACTAGGTATGTCCATGGCAGCTTTCTCACACCTGGCCCACACATTTTCCCACAGTCACCCATTGAGTTCGTAAAGAAAATGGGTACACAGGCCAAAGGGTTATTGTCCTCTGAAAAGGAAATTGTTTTTTAGACTCGCACACCATACCAATAAATCATCACCCAGACATTTACAGTTCCATTCCATCTAATGCATTCAGTGATACAGTGAAGACCGCAGATCAACAAACAATGCGTTGCATGACCACACAGTTAGTAACGCTGCCTTATAAACTGATTGCCAAGCTCTTGAGCAGTGCTTATACAACCAGTGGATGATTATAGCATGtagatcttggtggggcaaatgtTTTTAATTGCACCACTAAACGATACATTAATTGCACcttaatggtgacaaacggtgcccacaaactgttagggcctacataaagctgtccctacAGCAGGTCCAAccccttaccactgctacacctggctatcagcggagccttatctggcagcgaaacagttcattRagcctcatttactgcctttaaaaaaaactgctgatatgactgacttgcttaagcaaatgtggtttctactgacaattgagatgtacaaactatagcataaggggacgacaagcggataagaggtaattggtcatttcgattaagacattaatgagcgaaccaggacggatgtagtcaatataactatttgttctgcacttttgaaatgtacagcgacagaattcagaacatgggccgttcttagtgttttccctgtacaccaaatcagaaccgtaggataaataaaaggggcatataagcacacaatgaaagctcttacaatattcggtGATGACATTTCTcataaacaggttataggctacatgtgcaccaccgagTCAGAACAGTAACTTTAGGTGAAATTAAGatgtgaaaatagaccaaattattagggtgaggcacacgggctactaacagcttactacacaacatatacttaatattactttcttagctacagtatacaaatCTCCctagcatattacataatttatgcagcagcatataatacatttttggactcaccttgttgtgattTGCTCACTTGAAAAGGAAGGTGGTGTGGCGGTCCTTCGcaggcaaattttgtcatcaaagatagaccgaggccggatttacaattccgatttggatgaccgttcaaaactcgtttattcccgacttcccagttgcaatgcttgcagttagccactgtcacaaattccttccaaaccactcattgttgaatttgcgatttccaacttgtgtaatgtttatggctgatgagcaccgatacgttttatctattaAAGGTTaacttttaaaaaatacatttaactataatttctccatttattttcatattaCAACGATTAAAAattatttgccagtagattgtcgaattgatgactgctagctaagattttgaaagtaagatgttgacatgatcagtccaatcaaagctactgtacataacgtgatttgacgtcattttatctgtggccaatgaccttgagccttcttggaagggcactactAATGTAATTCTATGGCAGGAGCCAAAGGGCTTGAAtttgatgtctacccttactactTGGTTGTGACGTAGTGTCCaagtgagtgacagaacactgagccaatcacggcgcaacgcttctattttctgctggcttgccccaccgccacagaaagcactgagctaggctgaaagaCCATATTTGTATGCggatttattaactcaatgatatatatatatttattttacattgtttgcaaactgatatgtcactcgtattaatgccaaaataacattttaaaacaggcaagcccacaaaaaaatgtggggctcaaaacaggtggggcaggTGGAATTA
This window harbors:
- the LOC111980196 gene encoding xaa-Pro aminopeptidase 3 isoform X2, coding for MLPSSNILTRSATQLVSHSKFWSQGHLWCPCRNVSVKPGGWKPQKVPPRYLGQLSPFTHPHFIKNGEVTPGLTQTEFDLRRQRLASLIEVQADRLGPTASSNKHLVIVLSHPIRYMTNDIPYPFHQNQDFLYLTGILEPDSALVLCGTGRPDQAILFVPRRDPARELWDGPRSGKDGAAALTGMERVHCTEELGLVLKSLKGSTVWYDGSKPCHPGLHQTHVWPLLEGGPMVRSLRPLTHSLRALKSPAEVALMKEAGRITAQAFKKTMGMSHGDIDEALLYAKFDFECRAHGANXLAYPPVVAGGNRANTLHYINNNQIVKNGEMVLLDGGCEYFCYVSDITRTWPVNGKFSPAQAELYEGVLEVQKACLSLCSPGVSLDHIYSTMLALLGRQLKQLGIVKGSTSDADALKAARRYCPHHVGHYLGMDVHDTPELSRSQPLQPGMAITIEPGLYICEDDDQVPERFRGLXVRIEDDVVIQDEINPLILSSDTPKTIADVERACAQS
- the LOC111980196 gene encoding xaa-Pro aminopeptidase 3 isoform X4 encodes the protein MSPLNQEGGNRRRFHQDTSASEVTPGLTQTEFDLRRQRLASLIEVQADRLGPTASSNKHLVIVLSHPIRYMTNDIPYPFHQNQDFLYLTGILEPDSALVLCGTGRPDQAILFVPRRDPARELWDGPRSGKDGAAALTGMERVHCTEELGLVLKSLKGSTVWYDGSKPCHPGLHQTHVWPLLEGGPMVRSLRPLTHSLRALKSPAEVALMKEAGRITAQAFKKTMGMSHGDIDEALLYAKFDFECRAHGANXLAYPPVVAGGNRANTLHYINNNQIVKNGEMVLLDGGCEYFCYVSDITRTWPVNGKFSPAQAELYEGVLEVQKACLSLCSPGVSLDHIYSTMLALLGRQLKQLGIVKGSTSDADALKAARRYCPHHVGHYLGMDVHDTPELSRSQPLQPGMAITIEPGLYICEDDDQVPERFRGLXVRIEDDVVIQDEINPLILSSDTPKTIADVERACAQS
- the LOC111980196 gene encoding xaa-Pro aminopeptidase 3 isoform X3, with product MKRSATQLVSHSKFWSQGHLWCPCRNVSVKPGGWKPQKVPPRYLGQLSPFTHPHFIKNGEVTPGLTQTEFDLRRQRLASLIEVQADRLGPTASSNKHLVIVLSHPIRYMTNDIPYPFHQNQDFLYLTGILEPDSALVLCGTGRPDQAILFVPRRDPARELWDGPRSGKDGAAALTGMERVHCTEELGLVLKSLKGSTVWYDGSKPCHPGLHQTHVWPLLEGGPMVRSLRPLTHSLRALKSPAEVALMKEAGRITAQAFKKTMGMSHGDIDEALLYAKFDFECRAHGANXLAYPPVVAGGNRANTLHYINNNQIVKNGEMVLLDGGCEYFCYVSDITRTWPVNGKFSPAQAELYEGVLEVQKACLSLCSPGVSLDHIYSTMLALLGRQLKQLGIVKGSTSDADALKAARRYCPHHVGHYLGMDVHDTPELSRSQPLQPGMAITIEPGLYICEDDDQVPERFRGLXVRIEDDVVIQDEINPLILSSDTPKTIADVERACAQS
- the LOC111980196 gene encoding xaa-Pro aminopeptidase 3 isoform X1; translation: MVYVLMGIQLCPISANQLLYSIYLKSKLIVILFTTTNYGYEYCCTEYSAVASGSFEWWVYNFFPFLLSVTGEVTPGLTQTEFDLRRQRLASLIEVQADRLGPTASSNKHLVIVLSHPIRYMTNDIPYPFHQNQDFLYLTGILEPDSALVLCGTGRPDQAILFVPRRDPARELWDGPRSGKDGAAALTGMERVHCTEELGLVLKSLKGSTVWYDGSKPCHPGLHQTHVWPLLEGGPMVRSLRPLTHSLRALKSPAEVALMKEAGRITAQAFKKTMGMSHGDIDEALLYAKFDFECRAHGANXLAYPPVVAGGNRANTLHYINNNQIVKNGEMVLLDGGCEYFCYVSDITRTWPVNGKFSPAQAELYEGVLEVQKACLSLCSPGVSLDHIYSTMLALLGRQLKQLGIVKGSTSDADALKAARRYCPHHVGHYLGMDVHDTPELSRSQPLQPGMAITIEPGLYICEDDDQVPERFRGLXVRIEDDVVIQDEINPLILSSDTPKTIADVERACAQS
- the LOC111980196 gene encoding xaa-Pro aminopeptidase 3 isoform X5; amino-acid sequence: MVYVLMGIQLCPISANQLLYSIYLKSKLIVILFTTTNYGYEYCCTEYSAVASGSFEWWVYNFFPFLLSVTGEVTPGLTQTEFDLRRQRLASLIEVQADRLGPTASSNKHLVIVLSHPIRYMTNDIPYPFHQNQDFLYLTGILEPDSALVLCGTGRPDQAILFVPRRDPARELWDGPRSGKDGAAALTGMERVHCTEELGLVLKSLKGSTVWYDGSKPCHPGLHQTHVWPLLEGGPMVRSLRPLTHSLRALKSPAEVALMKEAGRITAQAFKKTMGMSHGDIDEALLYAKFDFECRAHGANXLAYPPVVAGGNRANTLHYINNNQIVKNGEMVLLDGGCEYFCYVSDITRTWPVNGKFSPAQAELYEGVLEVQKACLSLCSPGVSLDHIYSTMLALLGRQLKQLGIVKGSTSDADALKGCTYVRTMTRFQSDSVDLX